The genome window TCCTTTCTGTTACGTGAAAATTTCCGTCCACATTTGCAAGCGCGATCATGTCTATCACTAATGCCAAAGACTCATCGAAATTTTCTTTAAAAACGGAATAATCAACTATAACCTTCTCTTTTGAACCAAGCTGTTCGATTAGTTGCATTTGATCTTGATTTGATAACGGAGCACTTTCTATAAAATCTTGCAAATGTGCCATTTCGCTGTCTTCGATTTTGCCGTCTATTTTCATTAAATTTATTAAAATTTGAATTTTAGTTTTTACAATATTTGCACTCTGAGCTAAATCTTGATATGCCGATTTTAAATCCTCGGCAGCTAGCTGCATTTGTGTCACACCGTCGTCAATTTGAGCTAACTCATCGGTTGCGGTTTCGTATTCTATCTGTTTTGAAAATATAAAATCAGCTTTTTTGCCGATTTTGTCAGTGCTTATTTTAGACCAAGTAGCCATAGCAGCAGCACCAGCAACCGGAAGCCACTTTGCAACCATAGACTTGGCCAATTGCTGTGTTATTTTGCCGCCCAGCATCGCTACTATTTTTTGTATAACCCTAGCTCCGGCTCGTTTTACTAAAATTTTTTGTCCGTGTACCACCACTAATCCCGTCGCTACGTTGCCACTTGCTCCAAATAGTATATCCAAAATAAGCTCGTTGCTAGCCGTCTTGCCGTGAGCCTTGGCTATGTCGGCCACCATAGCCATTTGATTCCTGACGATCGCTATAATTTCAGGTACCGCCGCCGCCATACCCCAAGGACCTGGTATTAGCCCAGCTCCGCCCGAAATAGCCGCATTCTTATAGCCATAACTAGATATTAAACCTTTTACGTCGCCAACGCTTGGAAGTGGATTTTTACTATAATGTTCTTCCCTGCTACTAACAACGCTTTCCAGTGCATTATTGATTCCTTCCGAAATTTTACCCTCGACTGCACTTGCCATGTCGTTTCCTTTACGTTAAATTTTGCGAGTCGATTGTATCGTTTTTTTTTTTTGTAAAGTCAATGTTTGAACCGAAATTTAACATGTGAAGCATAAAATTTTACTTCAACTCCCCCCAATCCTTCGCCACGTTTAGGCTCGTTTTTAGCGGTACGTTTAGTTTGTAAATTTCTTGCATTATCTTTTGCGCCGCCGCTCCGAATTCCTGCGCATAACCGTCTTGCACCTCGAAAATCAGCTCGTCGTGTATCTGCAAAAGCATCCTAGCGCGCGGGCTTAAAAGCGGACGGATTTTTACCATCGCCATTTTTATGATGTCGGCGGCTGAGCCCTGAAATATCGTATTTACCGCCTCGCGCTCGTACATCGCAGTTTGCATCGGCGTTGCGGTAGTAAAGTCAAACAACCGCTTTCTGCCAAGTAGCGTGCGCACGAAACCCTCGTTTTTGGCCGCGGTTTTTATCCCTTCTAAAAAGCCCTTTATCGTAGGGAAAGCTTTAAAATAGCGCTCTATATACTCCTTTGCTTCGGCGCGCGTGATACTTACTTGATTTGCCAGCTTGCTCGAGCCCATGCCGTAGATGAGGCCGAAATTTATACTCTTGGCCACCGCGCGGTTTTGCCCCTCGGCGCTGCCAAATATACTAATCGCCGTGCGCGCGT of Campylobacter showae contains these proteins:
- a CDS encoding TerB family tellurite resistance protein, which translates into the protein MASAVEGKISEGINNALESVVSSREEHYSKNPLPSVGDVKGLISSYGYKNAAISGGAGLIPGPWGMAAAVPEIIAIVRNQMAMVADIAKAHGKTASNELILDILFGASGNVATGLVVVHGQKILVKRAGARVIQKIVAMLGGKITQQLAKSMVAKWLPVAGAAAMATWSKISTDKIGKKADFIFSKQIEYETATDELAQIDDGVTQMQLAAEDLKSAYQDLAQSANIVKTKIQILINLMKIDGKIEDSEMAHLQDFIESAPLSNQDQMQLIEQLGSKEKVIVDYSVFKENFDESLALVIDMIALANVDGNFHVTERMFIKNVAKTIGFDENDLNELLENGIK